One genomic region from Thermoleptolyngbya sichuanensis A183 encodes:
- the accD gene encoding acetyl-CoA carboxylase, carboxyltransferase subunit beta, with protein MSLFDWFANRRKAGAISQNQQEREIADGLWSKCPNCGVLTYTKDLRANLMVCPECKHHNRIFSDERIQQLIDPGTWTPLDEHLSPTDPLGFRDRKSYSDRIRDTQEKTRLRDAVATGVGRLNDLPVALGVMDFRFMGGSMGSVVGEKLTRMIERGTRDRLPVIIVCASGGARMQEGMLSLMQMAKISGALERHREACLLYIPVLTHPTTGGVTASFAMLGDLILAEPQATIGFAGRRVVEQTLREKLPDDFQTSEYLLNHGFVDTIVPRTELKKTLAQLILLHQPPQPATHAVHVPDTVPETLPLKIPHEL; from the coding sequence ATGTCTCTGTTTGACTGGTTTGCAAATCGACGCAAAGCTGGTGCCATCAGCCAGAATCAGCAGGAGCGAGAAATCGCCGACGGACTCTGGAGCAAGTGCCCCAACTGCGGCGTGTTGACCTATACCAAAGACCTGCGGGCAAACCTCATGGTCTGTCCAGAGTGCAAGCATCACAACCGCATCTTTAGCGACGAGCGCATTCAGCAACTGATCGATCCAGGCACCTGGACCCCGCTGGACGAACACCTATCGCCCACCGATCCGCTGGGTTTTCGCGATCGCAAATCCTACAGCGATCGCATCCGCGACACTCAGGAAAAAACACGCCTCAGGGATGCTGTTGCCACAGGCGTTGGACGGCTGAACGATTTGCCCGTGGCGCTGGGCGTGATGGACTTTCGCTTTATGGGCGGCAGCATGGGGTCTGTCGTGGGCGAAAAGCTGACCCGCATGATTGAACGAGGCACGCGCGATCGCCTCCCAGTGATTATCGTCTGTGCTTCTGGCGGCGCACGAATGCAGGAGGGAATGCTCAGCCTCATGCAAATGGCGAAAATCTCCGGGGCCCTAGAGCGACACCGAGAAGCCTGTCTGCTCTACATCCCCGTGCTAACCCATCCCACAACGGGCGGCGTAACGGCTAGCTTTGCTATGCTGGGCGACCTGATCCTGGCGGAACCCCAGGCCACTATCGGCTTTGCAGGGCGGCGTGTCGTCGAGCAGACCCTCCGCGAAAAGCTCCCCGACGACTTTCAAACCTCGGAATATTTGCTCAACCACGGCTTTGTAGATACCATCGTGCCGCGCACTGAGTTGAAAAAAACCCTGGCCCAACTCATCCTGCTGCATCAGCCTCCACAGCCCGCAACCCACGCGGTTCACGTCCCCGACACCGTACCCGAAACCTTGCCACTCAAAATTCCCCACGAGTTGTAA
- a CDS encoding prepilin peptidase: protein MELILEGLRALIVFLIGASVGSFLNVVVYRIPAGLSLLHPPSRCPSCLTPIRPYDNVPVLGWLWLGGQCRTCKASISPRYPLVELITGLLFVAVAQSFALPLPAVGYWALVSWLMALALIDLDTLTLPNVLTQSGLVAGLVFQAAMGWSQGVATGQGGLMGSAAAVMGGVVGAVLGIWGLDLITFVGSVALGQTAMGGGDAKLAAMMGAWLGWKLLLLAGFLACVLGAFVGGGAIALGLLSRRQPIPFGPFLALGAILAVFFGESLIRGYLGLFWGIVQ from the coding sequence ATGGAGCTAATTCTTGAAGGACTGAGGGCACTGATCGTGTTCCTCATCGGCGCATCGGTCGGCAGCTTTCTCAACGTGGTGGTGTATCGGATTCCGGCAGGGCTGTCGCTGCTGCATCCGCCGTCTCGCTGTCCCTCTTGCCTCACCCCCATCCGGCCCTACGACAACGTGCCCGTGCTGGGCTGGCTGTGGTTGGGTGGACAGTGTCGAACGTGCAAAGCGTCGATTTCCCCCCGATATCCGCTGGTGGAACTGATTACAGGGTTGCTGTTTGTCGCCGTGGCTCAGTCTTTTGCGCTACCGCTGCCTGCGGTGGGCTACTGGGCGCTGGTGAGCTGGCTGATGGCGCTGGCGCTGATCGACCTGGATACGCTCACCCTGCCCAACGTGCTGACCCAATCGGGACTGGTGGCGGGGTTGGTCTTTCAGGCGGCGATGGGCTGGTCGCAGGGAGTCGCCACTGGGCAGGGCGGACTGATGGGCAGCGCCGCAGCGGTGATGGGCGGCGTAGTGGGCGCAGTGCTGGGCATCTGGGGGCTGGATCTGATAACGTTTGTTGGCTCTGTAGCTTTGGGGCAAACCGCAATGGGCGGCGGTGATGCAAAGCTGGCGGCGATGATGGGGGCGTGGCTAGGCTGGAAATTGCTGCTGCTGGCGGGGTTTCTGGCGTGCGTGTTGGGGGCATTTGTGGGCGGGGGGGCGATCGCCCTTGGCCTGCTCAGCCGTCGCCAGCCCATCCCTTTCGGCCCGTTTCTGGCACTTGGCGCGATTCTCGCCGTCTTCTTTGGAGAGAGCCTGATTCGCGGCTACCTGGGGCTCTTTTGGGGCATTGTTCAATAA
- a CDS encoding DUF2811 domain-containing protein — protein MNATVSILAEIPEDLHLSLKGYLETHPDWDQDRVFCAALSLFLLQHVSSNSPTTAHCYRQAARVYLDTLFKHAV, from the coding sequence ATGAACGCAACTGTCAGCATCCTGGCCGAAATTCCTGAAGATTTGCACCTATCCCTCAAGGGCTACCTGGAAACCCATCCCGATTGGGATCAAGACCGGGTGTTCTGCGCCGCGCTGTCGCTGTTCTTGCTGCAACACGTCAGCAGCAACAGCCCAACCACTGCCCACTGCTATCGGCAGGCAGCACGGGTCTACCTCGACACGCTGTTCAAACATGCCGTTTAA
- the hemJ gene encoding protoporphyrinogen oxidase HemJ, protein MNYFWFKAFHIVGIVAWFAGLFYLPRLFVYHAEAYEQPEPAQSILKNQYQIMEKRLYSIIMTPAMLLTVAMAIALITTEPEVLREPWLHAKLALVVLLIGYHHYCKRLMKKLAADECKMTSQQFRWFNEFPTILFILVVMLAVFKNNLPTDIAAYGVVGLLIAFAAAIQLYARKRRLDRERALSADLSDAGVGSST, encoded by the coding sequence ATGAACTATTTTTGGTTTAAGGCCTTTCATATTGTGGGCATTGTGGCGTGGTTTGCAGGATTGTTTTACCTGCCGCGCCTATTTGTGTATCATGCTGAGGCGTATGAACAGCCCGAACCCGCCCAGAGCATTCTGAAAAACCAGTATCAGATCATGGAGAAGCGGCTCTACAGCATCATCATGACCCCGGCGATGTTGTTGACCGTCGCGATGGCGATCGCCCTTATCACCACAGAACCCGAAGTCCTCAGGGAACCCTGGCTGCACGCCAAACTCGCCCTTGTGGTTTTGCTCATCGGCTATCACCACTACTGCAAGCGGCTGATGAAAAAACTGGCAGCCGACGAGTGCAAAATGACCAGCCAGCAGTTCCGCTGGTTCAACGAATTTCCCACGATTCTGTTTATTTTGGTAGTAATGCTGGCGGTGTTTAAGAACAACTTGCCGACGGATATCGCTGCCTATGGCGTGGTGGGGCTGCTGATTGCCTTTGCCGCCGCAATCCAGCTTTACGCCCGCAAGCGACGGCTCGACCGCGAACGCGCCCTCAGTGCAGACCTGTCCGATGCTGGCGTGGGCAGTTCGACCTAG
- a CDS encoding NF041680 family putative transposase has product MIFNELQQFRQTLYASLGNARDALFDLMDAVLVSACIVSFVRLSQSPVFRHQWSSTYEALRDSRLPRSKVLKLLVQQIPTQQQPLLAGDASRWNRPAARRLKDRTLSGRTGHAPIAGQNYSTLAWIAEDRGSWALPLRHERITSFETPASKAAFQLKQVTRQLAVRPLAIYDRGYGNASFVNQTAGIEADLLLRVTSNRCVYGAPPAYRGRGAPAKHGHKMKLNDPDTWSVPVETVEVDDPNWGRVRVSRWSAYHFRKSPKRAMEVLRVEVLETQSSTRRLAPLWLVWLGEQMPPLETLWLHYLRRFAIEHWYRFAKQRLYWTHPQFSSVSATEQWSSLMPLLSWQLWLARKDCTDHPLPWQAPQETLTPGRVAQAFAGILAAIGTPAPAPKPRGKSPGRGKGHKPTPRPCYPMVKKRASKRKTSEQSLNSPVATAA; this is encoded by the coding sequence ATGATTTTCAACGAACTTCAGCAATTTCGCCAAACGTTGTATGCCAGCTTGGGAAACGCCAGAGATGCCCTGTTTGATCTGATGGATGCCGTGTTAGTGAGTGCGTGCATCGTGTCGTTTGTGAGGCTATCGCAGAGTCCTGTCTTTCGTCACCAGTGGTCGAGCACCTATGAAGCGTTGCGCGATAGCCGCCTACCCCGATCAAAGGTGCTGAAGCTGTTGGTGCAGCAGATACCGACTCAGCAGCAACCGTTGTTGGCAGGTGATGCGAGTCGGTGGAACCGTCCTGCTGCCAGGCGTTTGAAAGACCGCACCTTATCAGGCAGAACAGGACATGCCCCGATAGCCGGACAAAACTACAGTACCTTAGCCTGGATTGCTGAAGACAGGGGCAGTTGGGCATTACCATTGCGGCATGAGCGCATCACCAGCTTTGAAACACCCGCCAGTAAAGCGGCATTCCAACTCAAACAAGTGACTCGGCAGTTAGCGGTGCGTCCGTTGGCGATCTACGACCGAGGGTACGGCAATGCCAGTTTTGTCAACCAAACGGCAGGGATTGAGGCAGACTTGCTGCTGCGGGTTACATCCAATCGATGTGTCTATGGCGCGCCCCCAGCGTATCGAGGGCGAGGCGCACCTGCCAAGCATGGACATAAGATGAAACTCAATGACCCTGACACTTGGAGTGTCCCGGTCGAAACCGTTGAAGTCGATGATCCCAACTGGGGACGAGTGCGGGTCAGTCGTTGGAGTGCATACCATTTCCGCAAATCCCCCAAACGGGCAATGGAAGTGTTGCGCGTGGAGGTGCTGGAGACACAGAGCAGCACGCGACGCTTGGCTCCTTTGTGGTTAGTTTGGCTGGGTGAGCAGATGCCTCCGTTAGAAACCCTGTGGTTGCACTACCTCCGTCGCTTTGCCATTGAACACTGGTATCGCTTTGCCAAGCAGAGGCTATATTGGACACATCCCCAGTTCAGTTCTGTATCGGCAACCGAACAGTGGAGCAGCCTGATGCCGTTGCTCAGTTGGCAGTTGTGGTTAGCGCGAAAGGACTGTACTGACCACCCCTTGCCCTGGCAGGCACCGCAAGAAACGTTGACTCCGGGTCGGGTCGCACAAGCGTTTGCAGGCATTTTGGCAGCGATTGGCACCCCTGCTCCTGCGCCTAAACCTCGTGGTAAATCGCCAGGACGAGGCAAGGGGCACAAGCCAACTCCTCGTCCCTGCTATCCGATGGTCAAAAAACGAGCCTCGAAACGCAAGACATCCGAACAATCCCTGAACAGTCCGGTTGCAACAGCAGCTTAA
- a CDS encoding COP23 domain-containing protein — MRQQFNLWQRLASTAGVAVVVGMGAMTMPKPADAQTVPSGTRFSCQLENGEYQVMYSPASQPGQLYPWARPTTLGGGWTADRRCAEIARRLESYRPDGLTELKTGTLNGYNVVCATTQQVPDCRLVLTVPPGQDPIIVRDRVFENLTVADSGQRTEGVTTFQGRDGRLIEQIGDALNLRLPRSRRSSSAPASGINLRPFLDPADGGTGDRLRSAVPARSSSGSYRLNPDLFR; from the coding sequence ATGCGTCAACAATTTAACCTCTGGCAACGATTGGCAAGCACAGCAGGTGTCGCGGTGGTGGTCGGCATGGGAGCCATGACGATGCCCAAACCTGCCGACGCGCAGACCGTGCCCAGCGGCACCCGCTTTAGCTGCCAGCTCGAAAATGGCGAGTATCAGGTGATGTATTCGCCCGCAAGCCAGCCAGGGCAGCTTTATCCCTGGGCGCGTCCCACGACGCTGGGCGGCGGCTGGACGGCCGATCGCCGCTGTGCCGAGATTGCGCGGAGGCTGGAATCTTATCGACCGGATGGGCTGACGGAACTGAAAACCGGGACGCTGAACGGCTATAACGTCGTCTGCGCCACGACCCAGCAGGTTCCCGACTGTCGTCTGGTGTTGACGGTGCCGCCCGGACAAGACCCGATCATCGTGCGCGATCGCGTGTTTGAAAACCTGACCGTAGCCGACAGCGGCCAACGCACCGAGGGCGTGACGACCTTCCAGGGGCGCGACGGTCGGCTGATCGAGCAAATTGGCGATGCGCTGAATCTCCGCCTGCCCCGCAGCCGCCGTTCCTCCTCTGCACCCGCCAGCGGCATCAACCTGCGGCCGTTCCTCGACCCGGCAGATGGGGGCACGGGCGATCGCCTGCGTTCTGCGGTTCCCGCCCGCTCAAGCTCTGGCAGCTATCGGCTGAATCCAGATCTCTTTCGATAG
- the ggt gene encoding gamma-glutamyltransferase: MPAKTRGAIAAGHPKTAEAGAEMLRLGGNAFDAAAAAMLASCVTEPTLTSLGGGGFLLAHTAERQNILFDFFTQTPRQRRPVEAVEFYPVLVDFGTAVQEFHIGLGAIAVPGTVAGLFQMHRRLGRLPMSAVAEPALHYATAGVEIGDFQAYCFQILRPILLTCPEMGQLCTREGELLQPGDRFYNPDLAETIRLLVQEGPQAFYEGEIAHALVKDSQTRGGYLSLEDLRQYRVIERSPLMTRYRGTTLVTNPPPSSGGCLIAFALALLSQVEVAGYEFGSEAHLTLLADAMRLTNLARADGYDSRINQPDVAERFLAEAHLHRYAQQLLQTAGVNKWGSTTHFSVIDGEGNAASITASNGEGSGYTIPGTGIMLNNMLGEADLHPGGFHQWPLDARISSMMAPTMVLAAGMPELVLGSGGSNRIRTAILQVISNVIDFQMPIEQAVNSPRIHWEADVMNLEPGFEIPKVHTQFPWNSEIVPWEHLNMFFGGVHTVLANPDGRLTGAGDRRRSGFVALVE, from the coding sequence ATGCCCGCCAAGACCCGTGGTGCGATCGCCGCCGGACACCCCAAAACCGCCGAAGCTGGAGCCGAGATGCTGCGGCTGGGGGGCAATGCATTTGATGCTGCGGCGGCGGCGATGCTGGCATCCTGCGTTACAGAGCCAACCCTCACGTCGCTGGGAGGCGGGGGGTTTTTGCTGGCGCACACGGCGGAGCGGCAAAATATTCTGTTCGATTTTTTTACCCAGACCCCGCGCCAGCGGCGACCCGTCGAGGCGGTCGAGTTTTATCCAGTGCTGGTGGACTTTGGAACGGCGGTGCAGGAGTTTCATATTGGGCTGGGGGCGATCGCCGTTCCGGGCACCGTGGCGGGTCTATTTCAGATGCACCGTCGGCTGGGGCGGCTGCCCATGTCGGCTGTGGCAGAACCCGCGCTGCACTACGCCACAGCGGGCGTAGAAATCGGCGACTTCCAGGCTTACTGCTTTCAAATCTTGCGGCCGATTTTGCTGACCTGTCCAGAGATGGGGCAACTCTGCACGCGAGAGGGGGAACTGCTGCAACCGGGCGATCGCTTCTACAATCCCGACCTGGCAGAGACGATCCGGCTGCTGGTGCAGGAGGGGCCGCAGGCGTTTTATGAAGGCGAGATTGCCCATGCGCTGGTGAAAGATTCCCAAACGCGGGGCGGCTATTTGTCGCTGGAGGATTTGCGCCAGTATCGCGTCATCGAGCGATCGCCCCTGATGACCCGCTATCGGGGCACCACGCTCGTTACCAACCCGCCCCCCAGTTCCGGCGGCTGCCTGATTGCCTTTGCGCTGGCGCTGCTGTCTCAAGTCGAGGTTGCAGGGTACGAATTTGGCTCAGAGGCGCACCTGACGCTTTTGGCAGACGCGATGCGGCTCACCAACTTGGCCCGTGCCGATGGCTACGACTCCCGGATCAACCAGCCCGATGTGGCAGAGCGCTTTCTGGCAGAGGCACACCTGCATCGCTATGCCCAGCAGCTTTTGCAGACGGCAGGGGTGAACAAATGGGGCAGCACAACCCACTTTAGCGTCATCGATGGCGAGGGCAATGCGGCTAGCATTACTGCCTCCAACGGCGAAGGGTCAGGCTATACGATTCCGGGAACGGGCATCATGCTGAACAATATGCTGGGCGAGGCAGATCTGCATCCTGGCGGGTTTCATCAGTGGCCGCTTGATGCGCGAATTTCCTCCATGATGGCTCCGACGATGGTGCTGGCGGCGGGAATGCCAGAACTGGTGCTGGGGTCTGGAGGCTCGAACCGGATTCGCACAGCGATTTTGCAGGTGATTTCCAACGTCATCGACTTTCAGATGCCGATTGAGCAGGCTGTAAACTCACCTCGCATCCACTGGGAAGCAGACGTGATGAACCTAGAGCCAGGGTTTGAGATTCCCAAAGTCCACACTCAATTTCCCTGGAACAGTGAGATCGTGCCGTGGGAACATCTGAATATGTTTTTTGGTGGGGTTCATACGGTGCTGGCGAACCCGGATGGCAGGCTGACGGGTGCGGGCGATCGCCGTCGCAGCGGCTTTGTCGCGCTGGTCGAATAG